In Deltaproteobacteria bacterium, one genomic interval encodes:
- a CDS encoding peptidase M48 Ste24p codes for MQRILCIPSVLILAISLILPARIEASLLGEFTIRDEAKLGEQLALVMAMNFDMIDDPVITGYILDLGRRIAEGIPPQPFPFRLNVVNNNAMNAFATAAGYVYIFSGLILNVEAESELAGVMAHEFAHVTERHIARSIEQSKLIGLGTLAGMLAGIFLGTQGDGQAGSAVLLGSLAGSKSAALKYSREHEREADHVGFNYLTGAGFDPRGLPEAFKKIRRLAWLGGSSIPSYLSTHPGVDERIGYLEQRIDRLPGDQHGIADDNTRLYLVQALLRARYSNPQNALAFFDQSAPTCFNLLGRAMTLSRLNRITDSEEAFQRALACSDLDSRVLSREYGRFHYEYGDSGLAARHLLKAVSLDPSDTMALFFYARILAERGQRAEAVEYLQRILRGNPHHKDAHRHLALIYGQDKNTFRAYLHLTHADMLDLRDNLVRKRLREMKNMELTDEERLDLEKLENLYQERQKILAGKN; via the coding sequence ATGCAGCGCATCCTTTGCATTCCATCCGTACTGATCCTGGCGATTTCTCTCATCCTTCCCGCACGGATCGAGGCCTCGCTTCTCGGGGAATTCACCATTCGGGACGAGGCCAAGCTTGGCGAACAGTTGGCCTTGGTCATGGCCATGAACTTCGATATGATCGACGATCCGGTGATCACGGGATACATTCTCGATCTCGGCCGACGCATCGCCGAGGGAATCCCTCCCCAGCCCTTCCCTTTCCGCCTAAACGTAGTCAACAACAATGCTATGAATGCCTTTGCCACTGCGGCCGGCTACGTCTACATCTTCTCAGGCCTCATCTTGAATGTGGAGGCCGAATCCGAACTAGCCGGGGTCATGGCCCACGAGTTCGCACACGTTACCGAACGGCACATTGCCAGAAGCATCGAGCAGTCCAAACTCATCGGACTGGGAACCTTGGCCGGAATGCTGGCCGGAATCTTTCTGGGAACCCAGGGAGACGGCCAAGCCGGTTCTGCAGTTCTGCTCGGCTCTCTAGCCGGCTCCAAAAGCGCGGCTCTCAAATACTCTCGGGAACATGAGCGGGAAGCCGACCACGTCGGTTTCAACTACCTGACCGGCGCTGGATTCGATCCCCGGGGGCTTCCCGAGGCCTTCAAGAAAATCCGCCGCCTAGCTTGGCTCGGGGGAAGCAGTATCCCCTCCTACCTGAGCACCCATCCCGGCGTGGATGAACGGATCGGCTACCTGGAGCAGCGCATCGACCGCCTCCCTGGCGATCAGCACGGAATTGCGGACGACAATACACGATTGTATCTTGTCCAGGCCCTGCTTCGGGCCCGTTACTCCAACCCCCAAAACGCCTTGGCTTTTTTCGACCAGTCTGCACCGACATGCTTCAACCTCCTTGGTCGGGCCATGACCCTTTCGCGCCTCAACCGTATTACCGATTCCGAGGAGGCCTTTCAAAGGGCATTGGCCTGCTCGGATCTGGACTCCAGGGTCCTGTCGAGGGAATATGGACGGTTTCACTACGAATACGGGGATTCCGGGTTGGCGGCCAGACATCTGCTCAAGGCCGTGTCCCTCGATCCATCCGACACCATGGCCCTATTTTTCTACGCTCGAATCCTGGCTGAACGAGGCCAGAGAGCCGAAGCAGTCGAATATCTTCAGAGAATCCTTCGGGGCAATCCTCACCACAAGGATGCTCACAGACATCTCGCGCTCATCTATGGTCAGGATAAAAACACCTTCCGGGCCTATCTTCACCTAACCCACGCCGACATGCTCGACCTTCGAGACAATCTGGTCCGTAAACGTCTTCGGGAAATGAAAAACATGGAGCTAACGGATGAGGAACGGCTGGATCTGGAGAAGCTTGAAAACCTCTACCAGGAGCGCCAGAAAATTCTGGCCGGAAAGAATTAG
- a CDS encoding response regulator — MNRTVGVLLVDDERAFVEVLAKRLASKGFEVAWAGKGSEALSLFSAKSGIDVVVLDLAMPGMDGLETLKKIKEIDPLVEIIMLTGHATVDSAVDAIKRGAFEYLMKPCPHQELMALIMKAVNRKRAREAKILDITMKPYLPEEEKNALIEQVLAE, encoded by the coding sequence ATGAATCGGACGGTCGGAGTCCTTCTTGTCGACGACGAGCGGGCATTTGTCGAAGTCTTGGCCAAGCGTCTAGCCTCCAAGGGCTTCGAGGTGGCCTGGGCCGGGAAAGGATCGGAGGCCTTGTCGTTGTTTTCCGCCAAGTCAGGGATTGATGTCGTGGTTCTCGATCTGGCCATGCCGGGCATGGACGGTCTCGAAACCTTAAAGAAAATCAAGGAGATCGACCCGTTGGTCGAGATCATAATGCTGACCGGTCACGCCACGGTCGATTCGGCCGTGGATGCCATAAAGAGGGGGGCCTTCGAGTATCTGATGAAGCCATGTCCCCATCAGGAACTTATGGCCTTGATCATGAAGGCTGTAAACCGAAAACGGGCCCGCGAGGCCAAGATTTTGGACATCACCATGAAGCCGTACCTGCCCGAGGAGGAAAAAAATGCCTTGATCGAGCAGGTTCTTGCCGAATGA
- a CDS encoding Stp1/IreP family PP2C-type Ser/Thr phosphatase translates to MHIHYFGLTDQGMVRSENQDAIFLSEEGAGFPLFFLVADGMGGAQGGRTASSMATASVPDDFFAGLGQGTPEESLRWAVDTANSKILDRSRSDEHLQGMGTTLVGLVIFEGGRALVINIGDSRCYLERGGQLRQISRDHSLVQEMVRTGQLTEDEVQTCGMRNVLSRALGVEDLVQADLFEIEALQDNDIFLLCSDGLHGAVADERMLGVLQRNADLPLKAQLLVREANEAGGPDNISVILVRVEMDKNGKEEPQETTVCGPAPKLEETTLVRSRKAGLLGRFFRR, encoded by the coding sequence ATGCATATCCATTATTTCGGATTGACCGATCAGGGGATGGTTCGCAGCGAGAATCAGGACGCCATTTTTCTTTCGGAGGAAGGCGCAGGCTTTCCCCTTTTTTTTCTGGTTGCCGACGGCATGGGCGGTGCTCAGGGAGGTCGGACGGCAAGCTCCATGGCCACCGCATCGGTTCCGGATGATTTTTTCGCCGGCCTTGGACAAGGAACACCGGAGGAGTCTCTTCGTTGGGCCGTGGATACGGCCAATTCGAAGATCCTGGACCGTTCCCGATCCGACGAGCACCTTCAGGGCATGGGCACCACCCTGGTCGGTCTGGTCATCTTTGAAGGCGGCCGTGCCTTGGTGATCAATATCGGCGACAGTCGGTGCTATCTTGAACGGGGAGGCCAATTGCGCCAGATCAGCCGGGACCACTCTCTGGTTCAGGAGATGGTGCGCACAGGTCAGTTGACCGAGGACGAGGTGCAGACCTGCGGCATGCGCAACGTTCTTTCTCGGGCACTGGGCGTTGAAGATTTGGTGCAAGCCGACCTGTTCGAGATCGAAGCGCTCCAGGACAATGACATTTTTTTGCTGTGTTCCGACGGGTTGCATGGCGCTGTTGCCGACGAGCGGATGCTGGGAGTCCTACAGCGCAACGCAGACCTGCCGCTCAAAGCCCAGCTTCTGGTTCGTGAGGCCAACGAAGCCGGAGGGCCCGACAATATTTCCGTGATTTTGGTTAGGGTTGAAATGGACAAAAACGGGAAAGAAGAACCCCAAGAGACGACCGTCTGCGGTCCGGCTCCAAAGCTTGAGGAGACCACCTTGGTGCGCTCCAGGAAAGCGGGCCTGCTCGGAAGGTTTTTTCGAAGATAG
- a CDS encoding class III signal peptide-containing protein, producing the protein MGVLEKLWKDERGQGTTEYMLIIGVIVLAILFAAYKFIPIFQEGVISLANRVKDVLSAGKEGHSNL; encoded by the coding sequence ATGGGCGTGCTCGAAAAATTGTGGAAGGACGAACGCGGTCAGGGAACCACTGAGTACATGCTGATCATCGGGGTCATCGTGCTGGCGATCCTGTTCGCGGCCTACAAATTCATTCCCATCTTCCAGGAAGGGGTCATATCCCTGGCCAACAGAGTCAAGGACGTCCTGAGCGCAGGCAAGGAAGGACACAGCAATTTGTAA
- a CDS encoding prepilin peptidase — MSGMTIQHGLLALTLAVSVYTDIRYGKVFNVIVLPGMLFGLVSGMVVGGWPDLWASCLGLLVGGGLLFLPFLFGIMGGGDVKLAAAIGSLGGMLFVLETVAYAFVLGAGVALAIRFFQGRLGDLFKECWHILFGFILNLPGPIHKTNHLGPAHSGVPFAVCLAGGALGAKWLGFFNLLVAR; from the coding sequence ATGTCCGGCATGACGATCCAGCATGGCCTACTGGCCCTCACGTTGGCCGTGAGCGTCTACACCGACATCAGATACGGCAAGGTTTTCAACGTAATCGTCCTGCCGGGTATGCTTTTCGGATTGGTATCAGGGATGGTTGTTGGAGGATGGCCGGACCTTTGGGCGAGTTGTCTGGGACTTTTGGTCGGCGGAGGACTTTTGTTCCTACCATTTCTTTTCGGCATCATGGGTGGCGGCGACGTCAAGCTCGCCGCCGCCATCGGATCCTTGGGCGGCATGTTGTTCGTCCTAGAAACCGTTGCCTACGCCTTTGTCCTAGGCGCCGGGGTAGCCTTGGCCATCAGATTTTTTCAAGGCCGTCTGGGCGATCTTTTCAAGGAATGTTGGCATATCCTGTTCGGCTTTATTTTGAATCTCCCCGGCCCGATCCACAAAACCAACCATCTCGGACCCGCTCACTCCGGAGTCCCTTTCGCGGTTTGCTTGGCTGGCGGAGCCCTGGGGGCCAAATGGCTCGGGTTCTTCAATCTTCTGGTGGCCAGATGA